The genomic DNA TTCCAAGTCCATTGTCAGATATGGCGTGCCGGAGTTGTCTGTTATTCCAGGCGGAGACACCTTGCACAACGCGGCTGATTTGCTCGGCAGTGAACGCATGGTGGAGCTGCTGGAAGAGCTAAAACGCGAATATGACATCATACTGCTCGACTCGGCTCCAGCGCTGAACTATACGGATGCTCGCCTGGTCGCAAGCTTGACGGATGGTGTGATTCTCGTCGCCAGACACGCCCGGACCAAGCGGGAAGATTTACGCAAAACAAAGCAACTCATGGATCAGGCCGGTGCGACACTGGTTGGAATTGTGATGAATCAGGTGAAGTAAGCAACACCAAAATTCGATGATGCAAGGAGAATGAGTGCGATGACGAAAAGAGTGAAAAAGGCCATTATTCCAGCAGCAGGTTTGGGTACGCGCTTCCTTCCTGCAACCAAGGCAATGCCTAAGGAAATGCTTCCGATTATCAATAAGCCCACAATTCAATATATCGTGGAAGAAGCGATTGCTTCTGGTATTGAGGACATTATTATCGTAACGGGCAAAGGCAAGCGTGCGATTGAGGATCACTTTGACAACGCATTTGAGCTGGAATCGAAGCTGCTGGAGGACGGCAAGCTGAAGCTTCTGGAAGAGGTTCAGCGTTCTTCGGGAGTAGAAATTCACTACATTCGCCAGAAAGAACCCAAAGGTCTGGGACATGCGGTATGGTGCGCAAGACGCTTTATCGGGGACGAGCCGTTCGGTGTACTGCTGGGCGATGATATCGTAACAGGTCAGAAGCCTTGCCTGCGTCAGTTGATGGATCAATATGAGGAAACTCAAAATTCCGTCATCGGTGTACAGCGGGTACCGCAGGAATTCACGAATCGCTACGGCATCATTGAACCGGATCAACAGGACGGACGTCTGTACCGGGTAAACAATTTTATAGAAAAACCGGCTCCGGGCACAGCGCCTTCCGATCTGGCTATTATGGGCCGTTATGTATTCTCACCAAAAATTTTCAAATATCTCGATCTTCAGGAAAAAGGGGCAGGCGGCGAAATTCAGTTGACCGATGCGATCCAAAAGCTGAATCAAAGCGAGCGCGTATACGCCTACGACTTTGAAGGAACACGCTACGACGTGGGTGAGCGTCTGGGTTATATTTTGACCACACTTGAATTTGCACTCGCTAGTGATGATTTGAAGTATCCGGTTATAGAAGCCATGCACGAGTGGCTGAAAAAGACCGAGAAAGCAACCACGGCAGGTTGAGAGGGGGTACGTCAGCATGAGCATGGAAAATTTACCGGAGGACGGCGAGGCTGTCATGTCAGGTAAAGCGTTTTACATGCCATACGGAAATACACAAATTCAGGATAAAACGTCTTACCTGGTAACCAAGCGATTGCTCGACATGTTGCTGTCTTTCGTTGGTTTGATCGTATTACTGCCGCTTTTTATCGTGGTGGGTGTTTTGATCAAGCTCGAAGATCCGAAGGGAAGCGTTTTTTTTAAGCAAATTCGGGTGGGCAAGAACGAGAAGCTATTCAACATGTATAAATTCCGCTCCATGGTGTCCAACGCCGAGGAGCTGAAAAAGGACTTAATGGAGCTGAATGAAGTGAGCGGCGCCATGTTCAAAATTAAAAACGACCCGCGAATTACGAAGATCGGCAGTTTTTTGCGCAAGACGAGTATTGATGAGATTCCACAGCTTTGGAATGTGTTGGTCGGGGACATGACGTTAGTAGGTCCACGTCCGCCATTGCCGAGCGAGGTTGAGCAATACTCTGATTATGACAAGCAGCGCCTGATTGTCACACCAGGATGTACCGGCTACTGGCAGGTGAGTGCACGTAACAGTGTAGGCTTCGAAGAAATGGTGCAAATGGATTTGAAGTATATTCATGTTCGCAATACGTGGCTCGATCTGAAAATCATCATGAAAACAGGCATTAAGATGCTGTTCTCCAAGGATGCTTACTGATGGATGCATTCAAGCGGTGTCCCGCAGTGTCCGTCGTTATTTGCACCTATAACCGGGCTGATCTGCTGGAAAAAACGCTAATGTCGCTGCTGGAGCTGAACGACCTTGCGCTGGCTGAGATCATTGTGGTCGATAATCGCTCCACCGACCATACGGCGGCAACGATCAAAAGATTTAATGCCGAGCACGGTCATGATATTCATCTTCGGTATCATTATGAGCGCGAGCAAGGATTATCCGCCGCTCGTAATGCGGGTATTACGTTATCGAGGGCAGAAGTCATTGCTTTTCTGGATGATGATGCGATCCCGTGTGCTACATGGCTGCAAACGATTATGTCGACCTTCGGAAATAATTCCGAACTGACGGCCATGGGCGGGAAGATAGATCCTTTGTTTGAAACGGAACGACCGGGCTGGCTGACCGGGCCGCTTGAGCTGCCTTACACGATTATTGACTTGGGAAAAGCCATCCGTGAATATCCGGCGGGACTGAATCCGTTCGGAGCGAATATGGCCATGCGCAAAACAGC from Paenibacillus sp. FSL R10-2782 includes the following:
- a CDS encoding CpsD/CapB family tyrosine-protein kinase, whose product is MLRLNDMLITESNPSSYVSESFRSLRTYIRQQVIGQTDRGTVLLLTSPESGAGKTTLIANIGVSFAQEGRKVALVDCNLHTPALHEIFGLENTGGLSAYLRGGAASKSIVRYGVPELSVIPGGDTLHNAADLLGSERMVELLEELKREYDIILLDSAPALNYTDARLVASLTDGVILVARHARTKREDLRKTKQLMDQAGATLVGIVMNQVK
- a CDS encoding glycosyltransferase, giving the protein MDAFKRCPAVSVVICTYNRADLLEKTLMSLLELNDLALAEIIVVDNRSTDHTAATIKRFNAEHGHDIHLRYHYEREQGLSAARNAGITLSRAEVIAFLDDDAIPCATWLQTIMSTFGNNSELTAMGGKIDPLFETERPGWLTGPLELPYTIIDLGKAIREYPAGLNPFGANMAMRKTAFAAVMFPLHLGRKGDILLSGEESWVFEQIRKNGGTIMYHPHMAVKHFVPAARLTKEWIMNRYYCQGMSYAVQAAGLRGNVMLMAKTAAKWLYNTADSLLARTEGRKLLNRCRFESIRGTLDTLRNRKSESAAG
- the galU gene encoding UTP--glucose-1-phosphate uridylyltransferase GalU, whose amino-acid sequence is MTKRVKKAIIPAAGLGTRFLPATKAMPKEMLPIINKPTIQYIVEEAIASGIEDIIIVTGKGKRAIEDHFDNAFELESKLLEDGKLKLLEEVQRSSGVEIHYIRQKEPKGLGHAVWCARRFIGDEPFGVLLGDDIVTGQKPCLRQLMDQYEETQNSVIGVQRVPQEFTNRYGIIEPDQQDGRLYRVNNFIEKPAPGTAPSDLAIMGRYVFSPKIFKYLDLQEKGAGGEIQLTDAIQKLNQSERVYAYDFEGTRYDVGERLGYILTTLEFALASDDLKYPVIEAMHEWLKKTEKATTAG
- a CDS encoding sugar transferase, which produces MSMENLPEDGEAVMSGKAFYMPYGNTQIQDKTSYLVTKRLLDMLLSFVGLIVLLPLFIVVGVLIKLEDPKGSVFFKQIRVGKNEKLFNMYKFRSMVSNAEELKKDLMELNEVSGAMFKIKNDPRITKIGSFLRKTSIDEIPQLWNVLVGDMTLVGPRPPLPSEVEQYSDYDKQRLIVTPGCTGYWQVSARNSVGFEEMVQMDLKYIHVRNTWLDLKIIMKTGIKMLFSKDAY